From the genome of Nicotiana sylvestris chromosome 2, ASM39365v2, whole genome shotgun sequence, one region includes:
- the LOC104239295 gene encoding wall-associated receptor kinase-like 8 has protein sequence MLRPKRNIYTNKDVGINMQLVKKQMQCIPIWPFYVFVLLFQENQVSLALTSVLAKPHCAEKCGNLTIPYPFGIGRKCYFDKPFEIMCNHKIAYLPWLNESVSHISTNSIKTIVNFVPVPYNRSSGQNVYGDESGYGSNDDPYFSISPTKNKLVGIGCDMFAYAKDEDNGDIVSGCASLCNINYDGTNGSYRAAVTSSSSTHCTGSNGCCETAFSKVPKSFTASIQTMNTQQTTWASSNCSYILFVDKGFSNFTELLGKYSTSNCNIDYYFAAEWTLDWVIGNVSCNHAIKSPKYACGKHSQCINESAREAGGYRCDCSPGFQGNPYLPNGCQDINECATPNGKRCPNNTQCINTSGSFFCEPNSERRMLSKQLYIGIVAASSSLILLAVCLWLCRRLQKRKEMKTKQRFFKRNGGLLLQQRISLSGQSSNDNTLPGLKLFIKEELEKATDNFNERRILGRGGLGTVYKGMLVDGSIVAVKKSNIVDENQVDQFINEILILSQLSHRHIVKILGCCLETQVPLLVYEYISNGTLASHIHRNFSPSCSTTSTTIGLTWEHRLRVAAEAAGALSYLHSCASNAIFHRDIKSSNILLDENFRAVISDFGISRLVPIDKTHLTTLVGGTFGYLDPEYFRSGQLSDKSDVYAFGVVLAELLTSQKAVSLDTNNYDQGLVMRFKSSLKQGRILDIVDPEIVELVNEEVILAVAKLAKRCLKFNSRERPYMKEVATVLDQLRNTRSDVICGNSFQDNVSLRSESSSSYVSDSQIEEKASPKVP, from the exons ATGTTGCGACCAAAACGCAATATTTATACAAACAAAGACGTGGGAATTAATATGCAATTGGTAAAGAAGCAGATGCAGTGCATTCCAATTTGGCCATTCTATGTTTTTGTGTTGCTTTTTCAAGAAAATCAAGTTTCATTAGCTTTAACATCAGTGTTAGCAAAGCCTCACTGCGCAGAAAAATGTGGCAACTTGACCATTCCTTATCCATTTGGAATAGGGAGAAAGTGTTACTTTGACAAGCCATTTGAAATTATGTGCAACCACAAGATTGCTTACCTGCCTTGGCTTAATGAATCGGTATCCCATATTTCAACGAACTCTATCAAGACTATAGTGAATTTCGTACCTGTTCCTTATAACAGATCCTCTGGACAAAATGTATATGGGGATGAAAGTGGATACGGATCTAATGACGATCCGTATTTTAGCATTTCACCAACTAAGAATAAGTTGGTAGGAATTGGATGTGATATGTTTGCTTATGCCAAAGATGAAGATAATGGAGACATTGTAAGTGGATGTGCCTCTCTCTGCAACATTAATTATGATGGTACTAATGGTAGTTACAGAGCTGCAGTTACTTCATCGTCGTCGACGCATTGCACAGGAAGTAATGGTTGTTGTGAAACTGCTTTCTCAAAAGTACCAAAAAGTTTCACAGCCTCAATACAAACCATGAATACACAGCAAACCACATGGGCATCTAGCAATTGCAGCTATATTTTATTTGTGGACAAAGGTTTTTCTAACTTCACTGAATTGCTAGGTAAGTATTCAACTTCCAACTGCAATATAGATTACTATTTTGCAGCTGAATGGACGCTGGATTGGGTAATTGGGAATGTTAGTTGTAACCATGCCATCAAAAGCCCAAAATATGCATGTGGAAAACATAGTCAGTGTATCAACGAATCTGCCAGAGAAGCCGGCGGATACAGATGCGATTGCTCTCCTGGTTTTCAAGGCAATCCTTACCTCCCTAATGGATGCCAAG ATATCAATGAGTGTGCAACTCCAAATGGAAAACGTTGTCCAAATAATACTCAGTGCATTAATACATCTGGAAGCTTCTTTTGTGAGCCAAATAGCGAGAGACGCATGCTCAGTAAACAGCTCTACATAG GTATTGTAGCAGCAAGTAGTTCTCTAATCCTACTGGCTGTTTGTCTTTGGCTATGTCGACGActtcaaaaaagaaaagagatgaaaacTAAACAAAGGTTTTTCAAGAGGAATGGCGGACTGTTATTGCAACAACGGATCTCTTTAAGTGGACAAAGTAGTAATGATAACACTTTGCCAGGATTGAAACTTTTCATAAAAGAGGAGTTGGAAAAAGCAACAGACAACTTCAACGAACGTCGAATTCTAGGTAGGGGAGGGCTTGGAACTGTCTATAAAGGAATGTTAGTAGATGGAAGTATTGTGGCTGTGAAGAAATCCAACATAGTGGATGAAAATCAGGTTGATCAGTTCATTAACGAAATTCTCATTCTCTCCCAATTAAGTCACAGGCACATAGTCAAAATATTAGGTTGTTGTTTAGAGACTCAAGTTCCGCTCTTAGTGTATGAATATATCTCAAATGGCACATTGGCATCTCATATACATAGAAATTTTAGTCCAAGTTGCTCAACCACATCAACAACAATAGGACTAACTTGGGAGCATCGGTTGCGAGTTGCTGCAGAAGCTGCAGGGGCGCTTTCTTACTTGCACTCATGTGCTTCTAATGCAATTTTCCACAGAGATATCAAATCAAGCAATATACTATTGGACGAGAATTTTAGAGCTGTGATATCTGATTTTGGTATTTCAAGGTTAGTACCCATCGACAAGACTCACTTAACGACTCTAGTTGGAGGTACATTTGGTTATTTGGACCCTGAATACTTTCGATCAGGTCAACTTAGTGATAAAAGTGATGTCTATGCATTTGGTGTCGTTCTTGCGGAGCTTTTAACAAGCCAAAAAGCTGTATCTTTAGATACAAATAACTATGATCAAGGTCTAGTAATGCGTTTCAAGTCATCGTTAAAACAAGGTCGTATACTTGACATTGTAGATCCTGAAATTGTTGAACTTGTGAATGAGGAGGTTATTCTTGCTGTAGCCAAGCTTGCCAAAAGATGCTTAAAGTTTAACTCAAGGGAAAGGCCATATATGAAAGAGGTAGCAACAGTGCTTGACCAACTAAGAAACACAAGGAGTGATGTGATTTGCGGTAATAGTTTTCAAGATAACGTGTCTCTAAGAAGTGAAAGCTCAAGTAGCTATGTATCAGATAGTCAAATAGAAGAAAAAGCATCACCTAAAGTCCCATAA
- the LOC104239293 gene encoding uncharacterized protein, which produces MVVAVRASPLVLPSSPIAACRNLKKQCNAIFNLNIGLQSSQTEHRCITTSSIKCFTSSTSAIVSKEEEPLPLEVKEIKTICKTWVWRGYNINYLFYQAHNNNTSCPSLLLVHGFGASVAHWRRNIATLAQNYTVYAIDLLGFGASDKPAGFQYNMESWAQLILDFANEIIQRPTVLVGNSVGSLACVIAAADPSQTSIQGLVLLNCAGGMNNKAIVDDWRIKLLLPLLWLVDFLLNQRSVASAIFNRVKQRENLKNILLSVYGNKKSVDEDLVEIIKGPADDEGALDAFISIVTGPPGPNPVQLIPNLTLPILVLWGDQDPFTPIDGPVGKYFSSLPSQKPNVSLFLLEGVGHCPHDDRPDLVHEKLLPWLSHLPVVENV; this is translated from the coding sequence ATGGTTGTCGCAGTTCGTGCTTCTCCCCTTGTTCTACCTTCATCACCAATTGCTGCCTGTAGGAACTTAAAGAAGCAATGTAATGCCATCTTCAATTTGAACATTGGTCTTCAAAGTAGTCAGACCGAGCACAGGTGTATCACCACTAGCAGCATCAAATGCTTTACCTCCTCCACCTCCGCCATTGTTTCAAAGGAGGAAGAACCATTACCACTTGAGGTGAAAGAAATTAAGACAATTTGCAAAACTTGGGTTTGGAGAGGTTACAACATAAATTACTTGTTTTATCAAGCACACAACAACAACACTTCTTGCCCTTCCCTACTCCTAGTTCATGGTTTTGGTGCCTCTGTCGCCCATTGGCGCAGGAACATTGCGACGCTCGCTCAAAACTACACCGTGTATGCTATTGACCTCCTTGGCTTTGGTGCTTCTGACAAACCAGCAGGTTTTCAATATAACATGGAATCTTGGGCTCAGTTAATATTGGATTTTGCAAATGAAATTATTCAAAGACCAACTGTATTGGTAGGGAACTCTGTTGGAAGCCTTGCTTGTGTAATAGCTGCTGCAGATCCTTCACAAACATCCATTCAAGGGCTTGTTTTATTGAACTGTGCTGGAGGCATGAATAACAAGGCAATTGTTGATGATTGGAGGATTAAGTTATTATTGCCGTTACTCTGGCTTGTTGACTTCTTATTGAACCAGAGATCAGTTGCTTCTGCAATCTTTAATCGGGTCAAACAGAGAGAAAATCTGAAGAATATCTTGTTGTCTGTCTATGGGAATAAGAAGTCTGTGGACGAAGATCTGGTGGAGATTATCAAGGGACCAGCAGATGATGAAGGCGCGCTCGATGCTTTCATTTCCATTGTGACAGGTCCCCCGGGGCCAAATCCAGTGCAATTGATCCCAAATCTGACATTGCCTATCCTTGTCTTATGGGGTGATCAAGATCCATTTACCCCAATTGATGGTCCTGTTGGTAAATACTTCTCATCCTTACCTTCTCAAAAACCAAATGTGAGTCTATTTCTTTTGGAAGGTGTCGGACATTGTCCTCATGATGACAGACCTGATCTTGTCCATGAAAAGCTGCTTCCTTGGCTAAGCCATTTGCCAGTGGTAGAAAACGTTTGA